From Neorhodopirellula lusitana, a single genomic window includes:
- a CDS encoding NAD(P)H-hydrate epimerase — translation MTVSLPDAQRLGWPFLSVAESRQLDVEAIEKHGVAGIVLMENAGKGCADRILQVLSGEVPERQSGTIADPRSFANTSTMVLAGSGNNGGDGFVIGRHLHIAGHPVAVLLLASPDRLRGDAKISFDRAVDAGVSIQSVTEPAKIVAILGRHDGLIVDCLLGTGASGDPREPYASAINAANRAASVLLIAIDLPSGLDGDTAQAGEPTFRADLTLTFVTAKLAMQNPLASEWLGEVEIVDIGLPDAMMQRLR, via the coding sequence GTGACTGTTTCTCTACCCGACGCTCAGCGTCTTGGATGGCCGTTTTTGAGCGTCGCGGAATCGCGTCAATTGGACGTGGAGGCCATTGAAAAGCACGGGGTCGCTGGCATCGTGCTGATGGAAAACGCCGGGAAAGGCTGCGCCGATCGAATCTTGCAGGTCTTGTCAGGGGAAGTTCCTGAACGGCAATCTGGCACGATCGCGGACCCCCGATCGTTCGCGAATACGAGCACCATGGTGCTGGCGGGCAGCGGCAACAATGGGGGCGACGGATTCGTGATTGGTCGCCATTTGCACATTGCTGGGCATCCGGTCGCCGTCCTTCTGTTGGCCTCGCCCGATCGCTTGAGGGGTGATGCGAAGATCAGTTTTGACCGTGCGGTCGACGCGGGGGTGTCGATTCAGTCGGTGACCGAACCGGCGAAAATTGTGGCGATCTTGGGCCGGCATGATGGCCTGATTGTGGACTGTTTGTTGGGCACCGGGGCAAGCGGCGATCCGCGAGAACCGTATGCGTCGGCGATTAACGCGGCCAATCGGGCGGCGAGTGTTCTGCTAATCGCGATCGACTTGCCCTCGGGATTGGATGGGGACACGGCCCAGGCGGGGGAGCCGACCTTTCGGGCAGACTTAACGCTGACCTTCGTGACGGCCAAACTGGCGATGCAGAACCCGTTGGCCAGCGAGTGGTTGGGCGAAGTCGAAATTGTCGATATCGGGTTACCCGACGCGATGATGCAGCGGTTGCGTTAG